Genomic DNA from Streptococcus uberis:
AAGTCCAGATGCTTCCTTTTGGCCAGAATTTGCGGCTCTTGTTAATCAGACTTTTCCAGAAAGGACTTTGGGAAAAGAGGGAGCCTTGGAAAAACGATTGCATCAATTTCGTTATCTCATCTCAAGTCAGCAAGCACAATATATACGTGACCATTTCGGAAAAGGTCAGAAAAAAGATAGTCAAGCCCTAGCCGATTTTTTGCGCGCCAAAAAGGGTCCAACTTTTTGGCGAAAAGCGGTTGACTACTCCTTATCGGAATCTTCCCGTCTCCATAACAAGCTCAAAATTGAGGATAATCGTGTTCAATTTCCTGATAATGACATTTCCTACAACATCAAATTATTAATGGGCTTTCATACTGAATTTATCTTAGATGATAAGGGGAAATTTTTAAATGAATTAGATGCGGAAAAAATGACAGAAAAAGGGATTGTTAATGGAGCTAGTTTTAATTATGGCACTGCAGGGCAAAGACATTGGGATTTAGATGTCGATCCCATCAGAAAACATGATCCCCAATTTAGGCGTTTGGTTGCGCGTGGTTATCGTTCACCAAAACATATTGTTAAAAAATGGTATCAGCGTCAGCTAGATGATTTTGAGCATTCTTATTTTAATAAAAAGGGTATTTTTGGATATGGAGGGAAGTCGAGTTATCACTATGTCAAAAAACAAAGTTGGCGTTATAAATGGTTTATTCGCTATTTGAAACTTCTTTCTTTTTTTAAAAAATACCGCTAAAAAGGATGCCATTGGCATCCTTTTTAGTATTAATTGGCTTGTGCCCATTTTTTGGCAAGACGCCTTGATAGGCTTGAAATGATAAAGTTTATGACAAAATAAATGAAGGTAATTAAGGCATATAAGGCAAAAACTTGTTCTGCTTGGAAATATTTACCCATTAAAATTTGACTTTTACCAAATAATTCCTGTATGGCAATAACAGAGTACAAGAGAGAAGTATCTTTGATGACTGTTACAAATTGTGAAATAATAGCTGGCAACATTTTGCGATAGGCTTGAGGAAAGACAATCAGTAGA
This window encodes:
- a CDS encoding DUF3114 domain-containing protein — translated: MTLEKRYKTLRNLSLLGWRKEELALFSDQKMIDDRIGSPVFLRFWKKAQKTYPGKVLLKIILDMSKMPLELSGELSETQALLKRFHPDLSPDASFWPEFAALVNQTFPERTLGKEGALEKRLHQFRYLISSQQAQYIRDHFGKGQKKDSQALADFLRAKKGPTFWRKAVDYSLSESSRLHNKLKIEDNRVQFPDNDISYNIKLLMGFHTEFILDDKGKFLNELDAEKMTEKGIVNGASFNYGTAGQRHWDLDVDPIRKHDPQFRRLVARGYRSPKHIVKKWYQRQLDDFEHSYFNKKGIFGYGGKSSYHYVKKQSWRYKWFIRYLKLLSFFKKYR